The DNA segment GTCCATTGATCCTCCTAATATTTTATGGGGTATAAGAATTTTATCGGAATGAGATTACAGGGTCACTGCCTTGGGGCCCTGGGCGGCGTGGGGATGCTCGCCCCCGGCGTAGACGTGCAGTTTGCTGAAGTTGGAGCGGGCCAGGGTGGTCTTGGGAAGCATGCCCTTGACCGCCAGCTCTATCACCTTCTCCGGCCGCTGGACCATCAGGTCCTGGTACTTGTCGGTCCGCAGGCCGCCTTGAAAGCCGCTGTGGCGCTTAAGCGTCTTGTTCTGCAGTTTGTTT comes from the bacterium genome and includes:
- the rplM gene encoding 50S ribosomal protein L13, coding for MKTYVAKKGELEQKWFLVDASGIPLGRLASKVAHVLRGKGKPQYTPNLDCGDHVVIVNAAKVRLTGNKLQNKTLKRHSGFQGGLRTDKYQDLMVQRPEKVIELAVKGMLPKTTLARSNFSKLHVYAGGEHPHAAQGPKAVTL